A DNA window from Trypanosoma brucei brucei TREU927 chromosome 11 chr11_scaffold01 genomic scaffold, whole genome shotgun sequence contains the following coding sequences:
- a CDS encoding isocitrate dehydrogenase, putative (similar to Isocitrate dehydrogenase cytoplasmic (EC 1.1.1.42)(Oxalosuccinate decarboxylase) (IDH) (NADP+- specific ICDH) (IDP). (Swiss-Prot:O75874) (Homo sapiens;)), which translates to MNKISATGVLVELDGDEMTRVIWKKIKETLIFPFVNVPIEYYDLSMENRDKTEDRVTVEAAYAIKKHGVGVKCATITPDEARVKEFNLKKMWRSPNGTIRTILGGTVFREPIICSNVPRLVTTWKKPVVIGRHAFGDQYSATDAVVKEPGTFEMRFIPANGGEPKVYKVFDYKSGGVMMGMYNTDDSIRDFARSCFEFALARKWPLYLSTKNTILKHYDGRFKDIFAEMYKALYETKFKTCGIFYEHRLIDDMVAHCMRSEGGYVWACKNYDGDVQSDSLAQGFGSLGMMTSILMTPDGKTVEVEAAHGTVTRHYRDYQKGKETSTNPVASIFAWTRALAHRARVDNNNTLLEFTQRLEDVIIATIEAGAMTEDLAICIKGEKNVVRADYLNTDEFIDAVSQRLKVAMQKSKV; encoded by the coding sequence ATGAACAAGATTAGTGCTACCGGTGTTCTTGTGGAGCTGGACGGCGATGAGATGACCCGCGTGATTTGGAAGAAGATCAAAGAAACTCTCATCTTTCCGTTTGTTAATGTCCCTATCGAGTACTACGACTTGAGTATGGAGAATAGGGATAAGACGGAGGATCGTGTGACAGTTGAGGCGGCATATGCTATCAAAAAACATGGAGTTGGAGTAAAATGCGCAACCATTACACCCGATGAAGCGCGAGTAAAGGAGTTCAACCTCAAGAAAATGTGGAGGAGTCCCAACGGGACAATCCGAACCATTTTGGGTGGCACAGTCTTTCGCGAGCCCATTATATGCAGTAATGTTCCCCGACTCGTCACAACATGGAAAAAGCCTGTCGTTATCGGGAGACACGCGTTCGGTGATCAATACAGCGCCACAGATGCCGTTGTTAAGGAGCCGGGAACATTTGAGATGCGTTTCATACCCGCCAACGGCGGGGAACCGAAGGTTTACAAGGTGTTTGATTACAAATCAGGAGGTGTTATGATGGGAATGTACAACACCGATGACAGCATACGGGATTTTGCCAGGAGCTGCTTTGAGTTTGCCCTCGCCAGGAAGTGGCCTCTGTATCTTTCCACGAAGAACACCATACTGAAGCATTACGATGGGCGTTTCAAGGACATTTTCGCGGAGATGTACAAGGCCTTGTACGAAACTAAGTTCAAAACTTGTGGCATTTTCTACGAACACCGCCTAATTGATGATATGGTTGCTCACTGTATGAGGAGTGAAGGCGGATACGTGTGGGCCTGCAAGAACTACGATGGCGATGTCCAGTCGGACAGTTTGGCTCAAGGATTCGGGTCCCTCGGGATGATGACTTCCATTCTCATGACGCCGGACGGAAAAACAGTTGAGGTTGAGGCTGCTCATGGCACCGTCACGCGGCATTATCGGGACTATCAAAAGGGTAAAGAAACGAGCACGAACCCCGTGGCTTCCATATTTGCATGGACTCGCGCCCTTGCACACCGGGCTCGCGtggacaacaacaacacgctCCTGGAGTTTACCCAGCGACTTGAGGATGTCATCATCGCCACTATTGAAGCGGGCGCCATGACGGAGGACCTCGCCATTTGTATAAAGGGTGAGAAGAATGTTGTTCGTGCGGACTACTTAAATACCGACGAGTTTATCGACGCGGTTTCGCAGAGGTTGAAAGTGGCAATGCAGAAAAGCAAAGTGTAG
- a CDS encoding RNA editing complex protein MP44, whose translation MRRAVVLRTAAPMCALTGKCVEDWESHRKSFDMRIFELLKGRLTSPTEPLPIKQIYATIANPCRLVEEFTCAKTTRRLGRLHTALSFLRRHNVLLHSLLFHVKETQTWNTTPDFDRLALYGESSLRHEVRARTLRLFPGIDSETYAALTSSVLSEEALHGLFDRLLMKALVGEKPVGKMRDWSLTPNQCGQMLCAIVGEMSWFAARTKATDRTHNNALFPPSDALILHVLCCHVLESLPAELLYNVLEPKVQRIKENWVNEPMSIPEQLHLKPRTIGSLSLSLVAKPLTEEEGRRKEVAVSAEKCQLSLTPERVIGSVRSTMLPRWNYKRFEERRYHILESDKRQVLPLAMSPVGRGDVSLASEQMPDERRRELVALALGGR comes from the coding sequence ATGAGACGGGCTGTGGTACTCCGTACGGCAGCGCCGATGTGTGCACTCACCGGTAAGTGCGTTGAAGATTGGGAGTCTCACAGGAAGTCGTTTGACATGCGTATTTTTGAGCTACTGAAGGGGCGCCTAACGTCACCTACCGAGCCGTTGCCCATCAAACAAATCTATGCAACAATTGCGAATCCGTGCCGACTTGTTGAAGAATTCACGTGCGCCAAAACCACGCGCCGGTTGGGCCGACTTCATACGGCACTTAGTTTCCTTCGGCGCCACAATGTGCTGCTTCACAGTCTCCTTTTTCAcgtgaaggaaacacaaactTGGAACACGACACCAGACTTTGACCGGCTTGCCTTGTATGGAGAAAGTTCACTACGGCACGAAGTGCGCGCTCGCACACTTCGCCTTTTCCCGGGCATTGATTCGGAGACTTATGCCGCATTAACGTCTTCTGTGTTGAGTGAGGAGGCGTTGCACGGACTGTTTGATCGACTACTAATGAAAGCACTGGTGGGCGAGAAACCGGTGGGTAAGATGCGTGACTGGTCATTGACTCCGAATCAGTGCGGCCAGATGTTGTGTGCCATTGTTGGGGAGATGAGTTGGTTCGCCGCACGGACGAAAGCAACTGATCGTACGCATAATAATGcgctcttccctccttcagaCGCTCTTATTCTTCACGTGTTGTGCTGTCACGTATTGGAGAGTCTTCCGGCTGAGTTGTTGTACAATGTGCTGGAACCAAAGGTACAACGCATAAAGGAGAATTGGGTAAATGAGCCAATGTCGATTCCTGAGCAGCTGCACTTGAAGCCCCGGACAATAGGTTCATTATCGCTCTCACTGGTAGCCAAGCCTTTGACTGAGGAAGAGGGCCGCAGGAAAGAGGTGGCAGTATCCGCCGAGAAGTGCCAGCTCAGTCTCACACCTGAGCGAGTAATTGGGAGTGTTCGTTCCACAATGCTGCCTCGGTGGAACTACAAGCGTTTTGAGGAGCGGCGTTATCACATACTGGAGAGCGACAAGCGACAAGTTCTCCCACTCGCAATGTCCCCGGTGGGAAGAGGGGATGTGAGTCTCGCTTCGGAGCAGATGCCGGATGAGAGGCGGAGGGAATTAGTTGCGCTGGCACTGGGAGGGCGGTAA